One Camarhynchus parvulus chromosome 26, STF_HiC, whole genome shotgun sequence genomic window carries:
- the AMIGO1 gene encoding amphoterin-induced protein 1, translating into MPPSHQRVAMRVPTVPPSLLLALSLLSPWGSVAGSCPQRCVCASNLLSCSQANLSTVPAPLPRFTAVLDLSHNNVTRLRADWAPARLPHLHALLLSHNGLAFVSTEAFTHVPRLRHLDLSSNRLRTLDENLFSDLGELEVLLLYNNEIATVDRTAFENLGRLRKLYLGQNRIARFPLELLREGTRLPQLALLDLSANRLRAVPAGELQALPAWLRDRLYLHNNPLACDCLLFQLLDRGRRRHLSAVEDFQDELRCFPPGGTALVKILELAGKPPLNCSKAREAVLEAHLGDSVTLGCDSRWQGVRSRHWVTPGGERVLGDGVNGSVVLLANGSLQLRALRPEDAGTYSCWVAGPLLNETLYVELLVHNFTLHGPHDTLNTAYTTLVGCILSVVLVLIYLYLTPCRCCCCRGTEKPPAPRDDSINSSVLSTTPNHAGGTGEPCGSHVASGAGTGQNGRFKGGGTPPVPARQGPKAQRKVSDPDSVSSVFSDTPIVV; encoded by the coding sequence ATGCCACCATCCCATCAGCGCGTGGCCATGCGTGTCCCCACggtgccaccatccctgctgctggctctgtccctgctgtccccgtgGGGGTCtgtggcagggagctgccccCAACGCTGCGTCTGCGCCTCCaacctgctgagctgctcccaggccaACCTGAGCACGGTGCCGGCGCCGCTGCCGCGCTTCACGGCCGTGCTGGACCTGAGCCACAACAACGTGACGCGGCTGCGCGCGGACTGGGCCCCGGCGCGGCTGCCACACCTGCACGcgctgctgctgagccacaaCGGGCTGGCCTTCGTGTCCACCGAGGCCTTCACCCACGTGCCGCGCCTGCGCCACCTCGACCTGTCCTCCAACCGCCTGCGCACGCTGGACGAGAACCTGTTCAGCGACCTGGGcgagctggaggtgctgctgctctacAACAACGAGATCGCCACGGTGGATCGCACGGCCTTCGAGAACCTGGGCCGGCTGCGCAAGCTCTACCTGGGGCAGAACCGCATTGCCCGCTTCCCGCTGGAGCTGCTGCGGGAAGGCACCCGGCTGCcgcagctggcactgctggaccTGTCGGCCAACCGGCTGCGGGCCGTGCCCGCGGGGGAGCTGCAGGCGCTGCCCGCCTGGCTGCGCGACCGCCTCTACCTGCACAACAACCCCCTGGCCTGCGACTGCctgctcttccagctgctggaccgcggccgccgccgccacctCAGCGCCGTGGAGGATTTCCAGGACGAGCTGCGCTGCTTCCCGCCCGGAGGCACGGCTCTCGTCAAGATCCTGGAGCTGGCGGGCAAGCCGCCGCTCAACTGCAGCAAGGCGCGGGAGGCCGTGCTGGAGGCGCACCTCGGGGACAGCGTGACGCTGGGCTGCGACAGCCGCTGGCAGGGCGTGCGCAGCCGGCACTGGGTGACACCGGGCGGGGAGCGGGTGCTGGGGGACGGGGTCAACGGCAGCGTGGTCCTGCTGGCCAACGGCAGCCTCCAGCTGCGGGCTCTGCGCCCTGAGGATGCCGGCACTTACTCCTGCTGGGTGGCCGGGCCCCTCCTCAACGAGACCCTCTacgtggagctgctggtgcacaACTTCACCCTGCACGGCCCGCACGACACGCTGAACACGGCCTACACCACTCTGGTGGGCTGCATCCTGAGCGTGGTGCTGGTGCTCATCTACCTGTACCTCACCCcgtgccgctgctgctgctgccgcggCACCGAGAAGCCGCCGGCGCCGCGCGATGACAGCATCAACTCCTCGGTGCTGAGCACCACCCCCAACCACgccgggggcaccggggagCCCTGCGGGTCCCACGTGGCCTCcggtgctggcacagggcagaaCGGCCGGTTCAAGGGCGGGGGAACCCCCCCGGTGCCCGCCCGGCAGGGCCCCAAGGCGCAGAGGAAGGTGTCGGACCCAGACTCGGTGAGTTCAGTCTTCTCCGACACGCCCATCGTGGTGTga
- the GPR61 gene encoding LOW QUALITY PROTEIN: G-protein coupled receptor 61 (The sequence of the model RefSeq protein was modified relative to this genomic sequence to represent the inferred CDS: inserted 1 base in 1 codon) codes for MEPFLPSPWGWNGSRGGARPPNSTAEAKPKDTASKSVGLFFMVLLDLTAIVGNAAVMTVIAKTPALRKFVFVFHLCLVDFLAALTLMPLEMLSGSAVFESPGLGEAVCRVYLFLSVCLTSMCILSISTVNVERYYYVVHPLRYEVRMTAGLVAGVLAGVWLKAVATSLVPVLGWLSPDRPPAPSAHGCSLQWSRGPSCKVFVVFFATFYFVLPLLIIVVVYCGMFKVARVAAMHHGPPPTWMETPRRRSASLSSRSTMVTSSGAPRTTPQRMFGGGKAAAVLLAVGGQFLFCWLPYFSFQLYTALSTRPLAGPAAETVVTWLGFCCFTSNPFFYGCLNRQIXGELGRLLTCFFKQPPEEDLRLPSREGSIEENFLQFLQSTGRPSEPPNPERDLPPVGIPGQIEEEAAEAREWGGGSGVFVPVAGSAKAGL; via the exons ATGGAGCCCTTCCTGCCCTCGCCCTGGGGCTGGAACGGCTCTAGAGGGGGGGCCCGGCCCCCCAACAGCACCGCCGAGGCCAAGCCCAAGGACACGGCCTCCAAGTCCGTGGGATTGTTCTTCATGGTGCTGCTGGACCTCACGGCCATCGTGGGCAACGCCGCTGTCATGACGGTCATCGCCAAGACGCCGGCGCTGCGCAAGTTCGTCTTCGTGTTCCACCTGTGCCTGGTGGATTTCCTGGCCGCCCTCACGCTGATGCCGCTGGAGATGCTGTCGGGCTCGGCCGTGTTCGAGAGCCCGGGGCTGGGCGAGGCCGTGTGCCGCGTGTACCTGTTCCTCAGCGTGTGCCTCACCTCCATGTGCATCCTCTCCATCTCCACCGTCAACGTGGAGCGCTACTACTACGTGGTGCACCCTCTGCGCTACGAGGTGCGCATGACGGCGGGGCTGGTGGCCGGCGTGCTGGCCGGCGTGTGGCTCAAGGCCGTGGCCACCTCACTGGTGCccgtgctgggctggctgtcccCTGACCGTCCACCAGCACCCAGCGCTCACGGCTGCTCCTTGCAGTGGAGCCGCGGGCCGTCCTGCAAGGTCTTTGTGGTCTTCTTCGCCACCTTCTACTTCGTTCTGCCGCTCCTCATCATCGTCGTGGTCTACTGCGGCATGTTCAAGGTGGCGCGGGTGGCAGCCATGCACCACGGCCCACCGCCCACCTGGATGGAGACGCCGCGCCGGCGCTCGGCCTCGCTCAGCAGCCGCTCCACCATGGTCACCAGCTCGGGGGCTCCTCGGACCACCCCGCAGAGGATGTTTGGTGGGGGCAAGGCGGCCGCCGTGCTGCTGGCCGTGGGAGGCCAGTTCCTTTTCTGCTGGTTGCCCTACTTCTCCTTCCAGCTGTACACGGCGCTGAGCACTCGGCCCTTGGCCGGGCCGGCGGCCGAGACTGTGGTCACCTGGCTGGGGTTCTGCTGCTTCACCTCCAACCCCTTCTTCTACGGCTGCCTCAACCGGCAGA CGGGCGAGCTCGGCCGGCTCCTCACCTGCTTCTTCAAGCAGCCCCCGGAGGAGGACCTGCGGCTGCCGAGCCGCGAGGGCTCCATCGAGGAGAACTTCCTGCAGTTCCTCCAGAGCACCGGGCGCCCATCAGAGCCCCCCAACCCCGAGCGGGACCTGCCCCCCGTGGGCATCCCGGGGCAGATCGAGGAGGAGGCGGCCGAGGCcagggagtggggagggggcagcggGGTGTTCGTGCCCGTGGCGGGCTCTGCCAAAGCGGGGCTGTAG